The genome window CTTCGGCCTCACCGTCGCGATCGGCCTCATCGCGGACATCTTCCTGCGCATGGCGTTCTTCGGCGGCAACAACCGCAACAACAACAACGGCGGAGGCGGCAACCCGATCGTCCTGGTCTTCGGCCTGGTCGCCGCGATCATCGCGCCGCTGGTGGCGACGCTCGTCCAGCTCGCCGTCTCCCGGCAGCGCGAGTACCTCGCCGACGCGACGGGTGCGATGACCACCCGGCACCCCGACGCGCTGGCGAGCGCGCTCCTGAAGCTGCAGGACTACGGCCGGCCGATGCGCCGCCAGAACAGCAGCATGGCGCACCTGTGGATCGCCGAGCCGCTCAAGCCCAGCCTGATGAGCCGGCTGTTCTCGACGCACCCGCCCATCCCGGAGCGCGTCGACCGCCTCGAGAAGATGGGCTCCACCTTCTAGCCGAGAGGGTCCTCGGCGATTCGTGCCGAATGTGCGCTCTGGCGGCGGCATTCGCGACATTCGTCACGAATGCGGTTTCGGCGATTCGTGCCGAATGTGCGCTCTGGCGCCGGCATTCGCGACATTCGTCACGAATGTGCGCGGGCGGGCTACGCCTCGGCGGCCTCCAGTTCGGCGGTGCCGGTGTAGCGGTAGCGGACGCGGGTGCCGACGGCGGGCTCGTCGAGCGGGCGCCACTCAGTGCCGGCGTTGTTGGCGCCGTCGACCACGTCGATGTCGCGGATCAGGTCGGCGGGGGCGCCGTCGCGGTAGCCGGTGATGACCTCGGCGTAGACCGAGGAGTCGGGGTTCAGCAGGACCGCGATGTAGTGGCTGGACTCGCGGACATCGTCGGTGGTCACCCAGATCCGGTTGTCGAACTGCACGTGCGCGCGGCCGTCGGCTCCGCGTTTCACCCCCGTGACGATGCCGTCGAGCCAGCGTTCGCCGTCGCGGTAGGCGAAGAGCTCGCGCATGGGCTGTTCGTAGTCGGCCTCGTCGGCCCCGTCGGCGTCCAGGTACTCCAGCGGTGAACTCATGCCCCGCACCTTACCCCCGCACCCGGCGTCGCCGCGAGAGACGAACTCAGCCGGCCGTGGGCGCCGCCACGGCGAGTTCGGCGGCGAGCATCGGCGCGAGGTCGCCGCGCGCGCCCTCCGCGACCTCCACGCCGCCGAGACCCTGCCAGGCCGACGTCTCGCCGAGCAGCGGGACCAGGCGTTCGGCGACCCGGCCGCCGTCGCCGTCCTCGGTCCAGGCGGACTGCACGCGCAGCACCCCGTTCTGGCGGTCGCTCTTGAGGTCGATCCGCCCGACGAGCTCGTCGTCCAGCAGGATCGGCAGCGAGTAGTAGCCGTAGACCCGCTGCGGGGCGGGTGTGTAGATCTCGATGCGGTAGTGGAAGCCGAACATCCGCAGCGCCCGGTCGCGGAACCAGACGACGGGGTCGAACGGCGACAGCAGCGCGGCGGCCTCGATGCTGCGCGGCCTGCGCGCGTCGCGGTGCAGCCACGCCTTCACCGGCCGGTCGCCGGCGCCGGTCCAGCCCTTCACCTCGACCGGGACGACCTCGCCCGCCTCGGCCAGCTCCTCCATCGCCACAGCCACCGCGGGGCCCTTCAGCCGGTAGTAGTCGGCGAAGTCCCGGAGCGTCCCGATGCCGTGGGCGGCCACCGAGCGGCGCATCAGCTCCCGGATGGCGTCCGCGTCGTCCACCGTACGGTCGAGCACGCTGGCGGGCAGGACGTCCTCCACCAGCCCGTAGCGGCGCTGGAAGCGCGTGCGGCCCGCGATGGCGACCTCCCCGAACAGGAACATCCGCTCCAGCGCGCGCTTCACCTCCGACCAGCCCCACCAGGGCCCGGAGCGCCGGTTGGCGTCGTGCTCGATCTCGCTCGCGGCCAGCGGGCCCTTGGCGGCGAGTTCGCTGCGCAGCCAGGACAGTGTGGTCTCGTGGGCGGCGAACCAGGCGTTGCCGGTGGCGTAGCGCTCCCGGTACCGGCGCATCCGCCAGCCGAACAGCGACCAGTCCTCTTTGCGGATGAACGCGGCCTCGTGCGCCCAGTACTCGGTGTGCGGACCGCGCGCGTCGAACGTCAGCCGGTCGAGCAGCGCACGGTCGTAGGCTCCCAGGCGCGCGAAGGCGGGGAGGTAGTGGCTGCGCTCGAACACGTTGACCGAGTCGATCTGGAGCAGGTTGATCCGGTCGACGAGCGCGTTCAGCTGCCGCGTGCCGACGACCGCCGGGCGCGGGCGCCCGAAGCCCTGGGCGGCGAGCGCGATGCGGCGCGCGAGGGCGGGGGAGAGCTGTTCGACCACGGATCGACCTTAGCGGCAAGGTCCGACACCGCTCGTTCACCGGATGGTCACCTCCCGCTGGGCCACGCGTATCCCGGCCTCCCTAGCGTGGCGACGAGCCGGGTCGCACCGCCCGGACGACAACCCGCACTGGAGGAAATCCGTGATCAACACGCGCGCCCGCATCGCCGGACTCGCCGCCGCGGCCACCGTCGTGGCCCTCTCGCTCGCCGCCTGCTCCGGCGGCGCCGACGCCGGCAGCACCCCCGCGAGCACCTCTGCCGCTACCGCGACCGATGTCGCCTCCGCCGGCGGCATGGATGCTCTCGTCGCCGCGGCGAAGAAGGAGGGCAGCCTCAACATCATCGCGACGCCCGGCGACTGGGCGAACTACCAGGAGATCTTCGACGGCTTCACCAAGAAGTACGGCATCACGATCAACCCGAGCCAGGACAGCGCGTCCAGCCAGGAGGAGATCGACGCGGCCAAGAAGCTGAAGGGCCAGGACACCGCTCCCGACACCTTCGACATCGGCTCGTCGGTGGCGCTGGCGAACACGCAGTACTTCGCCCCGTACAAGCCGACTGGCTTCAACGACATCCCGGCCGCGCAGAAGGAGAAGGATGGCCTCTGGAAGGTCGGCTACTACGGCGTCATGTCCGTCGGCTACGACGCGAACAAGATCAAGACCGCGCCGAAGGCGTTCTCCGACCTGCTGAAGCCCGAGTTCAAGGGCGCCGTCGCGCTCAACGGCAACCCGACCCAGGCCGCTGCGGCCGCCGGCGCGGTCGCCTACGCCGACCTGCAGAACGGCGGTACGCTGGACGACCTGACCCCGGGCATCGACTGGTTCACTAAGCTGAAGGCGGCCGGCAACTGGAACGCCGCCGACGGCAAGCCGAACACCATCGCCTCCGGCGAGACCCCGGTCCTGCTGGACTGGTCGTTCAACCAGAAGGGCTACGCCACCTCCGACACCATCAAGTCGGGCGGCGTGAACTGGAAGTACGTCGTCCTCCCGGGCACCGCGTACGTCGGCTACTACAACCAGGCCATCAACAAGGACGCCCCGCACCCCGCGGCCGCCCGCCTCTGGGAGGAGTACCTCTACAGCGACGCCGCCCAGAACGCGTGGCTGAAGGGCGGCGCCTACCCGGCGCGCGTCGACGCGATGGAGAAGGCCGGCACGCTCGACACCAAGGAGTTCCCGGGCAAGCTCGAGAAGGTGGCCGTCATGACGGACAAGCAGGCCACGGACGCGGGAACGCTCCTCAACTCCAAGTGGGCCAACGCGGTCGGCTGATGACCGATACCGTCGCCGCTCCAGCGGCCGACGCTGCCGCCGGGATCGCCTCGAGCGACTCCCGGCGGCAGCCGTCGTCGGCGGCCGGGCGGCCCTCCCGTCGCCGGCGCCGGCGCCGCGGCTTCGCCGCCGCCCTCGGCCTCACCCCGTTCGCCCTCTACGTCGTCGTCTTCCTGGCCGTCCCCACGCTCATCGCGGTGGGCAGCGGCTTCGTGGACGGCGAGGGCCGGTTCACCTGGTCCAACCTCACCGGGCTCGCCGAGCCCGCCATCGCCGGCGCCTTCTTCGGCGCGTTCTGGCTCTCGGCGGTCACCGCCATCGTCGGCGCCATCGCCGGGGCCGCGCTCTGCTTCGCCATGGTCGGCTGGCGGTCGGGCGGCGCAGGCCGTTCGCTCGTGGACTCCGCCAGCAGCGTCCTCGCCCAGTTCGGCGGCGTCATGCTCGCCTTCGCCTTCATCGCGACCATCGGCGCACAGGGCCTGGTGACCGTGCTGCTGCGCAACACCTTCCACGTGAACATCTACGCGAACGGCGTCTGGCTCTACACGGTGCCCGGGCTGATCCTGCCCTACCTCTACTTCCAGATCCCGCTCATGGTCATCACCTTCCTGCCTGCGCTGGAGGGCCTGCGCCCGCAGTGGCTGGAGGCGACCGCCACGCTCGGCGGCACGCGCTGGACGTACTGGACGCGGGTCGGCGGCCCCATCCTGCTGCCGTCGTTCCTCGGCAGCCTGCTACTGCTGTTCGCCAACGCGTTCTCGTCGTACGCGACCGCGGCCGCGCTGGTCGGGCAGGCGAACAACATCGTCTCGCTGCAGATCCGGCAGGCCCTCATCTCCGAGACGGTGCTCGGCCGGGCGAACCTGGCCGGCTCGATGGCGCTCGGGATGCTCGTGGTCATGATCGTCGTCATGCTCGCCTACTCGGCGCTCGTGCGCCGGACCGCGCGGTGGCAGCGGTGAGCCGGCGCGCGCAGCCGCTGCGGCTCGGGCCCGGCCCCGTCGTCCGCACGGTGATCTGGGTGGTCCTCGGCGCGTTCTTCGTCATCCCGCTGCTCTCGATGCTCGAGTTCACGCTGCGGACCGCGAAACCCGGCGTCTACAGCTTCGACCGCTGGGCGGCCGTCTTCGGCGGCGGGACGACCCGCTACGACCGCGTCTACCAGGGCCTCGGCAACTCGCTCGTGCTCGCCGCGGTGACGGTGGCCATCGTGCTGCTGGTGCTGCTGCCGACCATGGTGCTGGTGGAGCTGCGGTTCGCCCGGCTGCGCCGCCTGCTGGAGGCCGTCTGCCTGCTGCCGATCATGATCCCGGCGATCGTGATGGTGGTCGGGCTGGCGCCGACGTACGCCGTCGTGACCTCGATCTTCGGCTCCGGCTCGTGGACGCTCGCGTTCGCCTACGGGATCACCGTGCTCCCGTACGCCTACCGCGCCATCCAGAGCAACGTCGCCGCCGTCGACCTGGTGACGCTGAGCGAGGCCGCCCGGTCGCTCGGCGCGGGCTGGGGCACCGTGTTCTGGCGCGTGCTGACGCCGAACCTGCGGCGCGGGATCCTCGCCGCCGCCGCGCTCTCCATCGCGGTGGTGCTGGGCGAGTTCACGATCGCCTCCCTGCTCAGCCGGGTGAACCTGCAGACCTCGCTGCTGCTGGTGTCGCAGTCCGATCCGTTCGTCGCGGTCATCTTCGCCCTGCTGGCGCTGGTGTTCGCGTTCGTCCTCCTCGTCGTCGTCGACCGCGTCGTCGGCGCCCGCCGCCGTGTGCGGCGTCCTGTGAAAGGCACTCCATGACCGTCCTCGAATCTCCCGCCGCCGCCTCCCGGGTCGGCTCCACCGTCGAGCTGGAGGGCGTCGTGCGCGACTACGGCGGCGGCGCCGGCCTCGCCGGGTTCTCGCTGGCGGCGAGCCCGGGGGAGTTCATCGCCCTGCTCGGCCCGTCCGGCTGCGGCAAGACCACGGCGCTGCGCTCGCTCGCCGGACTGGAGCGGGTGGACTCCGGCCGCATCCTGATCGACGGCCGCGACGTCACCGACGAGCCGACCAACCGGCGCGACCTGGGGATGGTGTTCCAGTCCTACTCGCTGTTCCCGCACCTCACGTCGGGCCAGAACGTGGAGTTCGGGCTGCGGATGCGCAAGGTCCCGGCAGAGCAGCGGCGTCGCCGCGCCGCCGAGGCGCTCGAACTGGTGGGGCTCGACCACCACGCCGACCGCTACGCCCACCAGCTCTCCGGCGGTCAGCAGCAGCGCGTGGCGCTGGCGCGCGCCCTGGTCACCGAGCCCCGCGTCCTCCTGCTGGACGAACCGCTCTCGGCGCTCGACGCCAAGGTGCGCGTGCAGCTCCGCGAGGAGATCCGCCGCATCCAGACCGAGCTCGGCATCACCACGTTCTTCGTGACGCACGACCAGGAGGAGGCGCTCGCCGTCGCCGACCGGGTCGCGGTGATGCGGGCGGGCGCGATCGAGCAGGTCGGGACGCCGGAGGAGCTCTACCACCGCCCGGCGACCGCGTTCGTCGCGGAGTTCGTCGGGCTGACCAACCGCGTGCCGGGGACGGTCGCGGGCGGCGTGCTCCAGGTGCTCGGCCAGACCGTCGCACTCGCCGCACCGGCCACGGACGGCCGGGTGACGGCCTACCTGCGGCCGGAGGACGTGCTGCTCGCTGCGGAGGGGATGCCGGCGGAGGTGCTCACCACCAGCTTCCTCGGCGCGCTGCGGCGCACGCGCGTGCGGCTGGAGGACGGATCGGAGCTGGCGGTCCAGCACGCCGCACGCGTCGTGACGGCCCCCGGAGAGCGCGTGCACGTCGCACTGTCCGGTACCCCGGTCACCGTCGCCCCTGCTCCCTGACGGCCATGCGCACTGCAACCTCAGAACAGAAATTGGAGATTTCTGGCTGAGTCCATAGAAATCAGCGCATGACAGTCAGCACCAAAACCGGAGGTCGGGGCCTGCGCGCTCTCGTCCTCTCCGCCGTGGGCGCGCTCACGGGCGTCGTCCTCGCCGCAGGCGGGATCGCGGCGTCGAGCGACACCGCCCAGGCCTCGCACTACCGAGCCGACCAGATCGAGTGGCGCGTCACGACGGGGAACACGGTGATGTTCCATCTGGGCCTCTCGACGAGCGCGAGCTACTTCAACTATCCGGCCCCCGGGTCGACGATCTCCGCCGGAGCCCTCGACTACGGCGACGGAGCACGTGAGGCACGTGTCCCATTCACCGTGGGCACGGTGGACCCGGTCAACAATGTGCTGACGGCGGAAGCCGTGCTGACGCACTCGTTCGCGTCCGAAGGCCCGTTCACCGTGACGTTCTCCGACTGCTGCCGGCTTTTGTCGCCCACGCACATCAACAACTCCGGCGGTGACAGCATCCTCACGACGACGGTCGATCTCGCGAAGGCGCAGGCCAGTCCGAGCAGCGCGATCTCGCCGATCGTCGACTGCCCGATCGAGGCGGTCTGCGCGTTCCGCATCCCCGCCATCGGCGGGACAGCCGGATCGGAGCTCCGTTATCGGCTGGCGACGACGGCGGAGTCGGGCATCGTCTCGCAGCCGGGTCCTCCCTACGCGTCCACGGCGGCGGAGATCGACCCCGTCACCGGGGTCTACACGTGGGACACCGCGAGAGCGCGCGTGAATGCCACCGGGTTCTCGTTCTACTCGACGCAGGTCGTCATCGAAGAGTATGTGGACGGGGCGCTCGTGGCCTCCCTGCCCATCGACTTCTTCATCCGGCTCTCCGGCGAGGTGAGCAACGCGGCGCCGGTCTTCGAGGCCCCCACACCCGCGGACGGCGCGGAGATCACAGTCTCTCTCGGGTTCCCCGTCTCGTTCAGCATCCAGGCGTCCGACCCGGATCCCGGCGACATCGTGACCCCCGGCATCCTCCAGCTGCCGGCGGGCGCGGTGTTCGACCCCGTGCCCGGCAACCCGGCGACCGCCTCGTTCGACTGGACTCCCACCGCACTCGGCGACTACATCCTGGTTCTCACCGCACAGGATCAGCAGGGGCTGCAGGCCGTCCAGCGCTCGATCGTCGTGCACGTCGTGCCGATGGCGGACGAGGAGCTCGAACCCGAGGAGGAGGCGGACGACATCGTCACTCTCGCCCCCGAGCCGAGCGGATCGGCCGGGGACCCGCAGCCGGCCGGGGACCCGCAGCCGGCCGGGACGGAGACGGCCGGTGGGCTCGCCGCGACCGGCTCGGACAGCGCCTGGGTCGGTGCGCTCGCCGGCTCGGCGGTGTTCCTCGCTGTCGCGGGCGCGGCCATCGTCGTGATCCTCCGGCGTCGGCCGATGAGCCGCTGACCGAGCGCGGGAGGGCACGGGCGTAGCAGCCCTCCGAATCCGTGCGGGCACGGTCGCGCACCCGGGACGGCGTCAGTAGAGTAATCCTCATGTCTGGCATCGTCCCGGGGGCGGACGCCGAGTACTCGGACGCCATCGACCCCTCAACATTCGTGAAGACCCTCTCGCCGAGCGAACTGCTCACTCGGATCCGACCGGGCGACATCCTGCACTGGCCGCCCTTCTTCTTCCCCATCGACACCATCAGCCCGACGCACACGGTCGGCAAGGGCCGCACCAACCTGACCCTGATCGCGTCGGACATCCTGCAGACCGACACCACCGGGACGCCCTACGCGTCGTTCAGCTTCCGTCCGGTCCCGTCCGGCGGCCCCGGCGTCTCCGTCCACTTCGATCCGGGCGCGTACGGCGCGACCACGGTCGCGAGCTACGTCGTCGAGTTCCTCATCGCCACGAGCGGCCCGGTGTCGCTCACGGTGGGCGGCTACGCGGGCGCGGGGACGGTCTCCGGCGCCGGCGCCCGGACTGTGAACGGCAACGTCTCGGTCTCGGTCGGCCTGCAGAACGTCCCGCCCAACCAGGTGACCTACGCCTCGATCCAGCAGACGTCGGCCGGTCCGGGGTGGCAGTGGTTCTCGACCTCCATCGAGTACCCGCCGCTCGTGTTCGAGCCCTGAGCGGGTCGTCTGCGTCCAGGTACAGCTAGGCGCCGACCGGAGCGCGCGGCCCGCGGACGGCGCGCTCCGGTCGTTCCTGCCGGGTGAACGACAGCACGACGCCGGTGGCCGCGAGGGACGCCACCATCGCCGTCCCGCCCGCGGAGATGAACGGGAGCGGAACGCCCAGCACCGGCAGCAGGCCGAGTACGACGGCGATGTTCACGAAGGCCTGGAACACCAGCCAGACCAGCACGGTCCCGGTGGTGATCCGGACGACCGGGTCGGCGGCCGCGCGCACGATGGCGATCAGGATCAGGCCGAGCAGCGCGAACAGCCCGAGCACCAGCGCGGCGCCGATCAGCCCGAGCTCCTCGCCGATCACCGCGAAGATGAAGTCGGTGTCCGCCGAGGGGAGCCACGACCACTTGGCGTGCGAGTTCCCGAGCCCGACGCCGAAGAGCCGGCCGGAGGCGAGCGCGTAGTGCGCGTTCTTCACCTGCCAGTCCACGTCCGGGTTGACGGAGCTCGTGCCGCCGAAGAACGCGAAGACGCGGCCGCGGCGCGTCTCGCTCGACAGCGCGAGCAGCAGCGCCGCGACCGCGACGACGCCGAGCGCGAGGCCCAGGTAGCGCAGGCGCGCCCCCGCGAAGTAGCAGGCGCCGAGCGTGAAGGCGGCCATGACGACGGTCGTGCCGAGGTCGCCGCCGAGCTGCACTAAGAGCAGCGCCGGGACGACGACGGGAAGCGTCCGCATGGCGAGGGTGCGGCCGTTCGAGGGGTCCACGCCGCGCGCGCCGAGCGCGGTCCCGAGCCAGACGGCCAGGCCGAGCTTGATGCCCTCCGACGGCTGGCCGGTGATCGGGCCGAGCCGGATCCAGTTGGTGTTGTCGCCGATCTGCACGCCGAGCGGCGTCGTGATCGCCAGCAGCTGCAGCACGCACGCCGCCAGGAGCAGGACCACCGCCGCCCGCTGGATGACGCGGCGCGACAGCAGCGGCACCAGCAGCAGCGCGGCGAGGCCCACGCCGCAGAAGATCCACTGCGACCAGAACCGCCCGAAGAACCCGTTGCCGTCCGAGTGCGACTCGATGGACGACGACGAGAGCACCATCAGGAGGCCGAAGACGACGAGGAAGACGACGACCGCGACCAGCATGGCGCCGTGCCGTGACGGCGGCCGGAAGGCGGCCGGGAGACGGACGAGGATGCGGCGTCCCGGGCGCCCGGAGGACGCGTCGGCGGAGGTGTCGGCGGCGGGGCCTGCGGGCGCGGGGGAGTCGAGCGATGGTGCAGTCATGGTGATCCGCCCCAGGCTAGGGCCCCGCGACCCCGCCGCCCGCCGGGCCACCCGGGCCGCGGACGTTTCCTGAGCGATTCCACAGGATCGGCGCGATCGCGCACCTAGACTGGCGGGCATGGCAGAGAGCGACGCTCCCGCACCTCAGAACCCGTCCGTCCCGCCTGCCCGGGCGCGCTTCCTGTCCCGCAGGCGGGACCTTCCCGCTCCGGTGGAGCCGGTCGACGCGTCGCTGCCCCGCGGCGTGCGCCTCGCGGGGGCGTGGTCGTGGCGGCTGCTCGTGATCGGCGCCGTCATCGCCGTCGCGATCTTCCTGATCGTCCAGCTCCGGCTCATCGTCGTCCCCGTGCTGATCGCCGTGCTGCTCGCCGCCCTGCTGGTCCCGTTCAAGGACCTCCTCGTGCGGCGCCGCTGGCCGCGCTGGCTGGCGATCGTCACGACGCTGCTCACCCTCGTCGTGGTCGTCGGCGGCCTGTTCTACCTCGCCATCTGGCAGGTCACCAGGGAGAGCCACGAGCTCCAGACGCAGTCCGTCGCCGCCTTCGACGAGCTCCGGCGCTGGCTGACGACCGGGCCGCTCGGGCTCACGAAGGACCAGATCGACGGCGCGTTCCAGTCGCTGTGGTCATCGCTGCAGCAGGACAGCCAGGTCTACATCTCCGGCGCCCTCTCGATCGGCTCCACGCTGGGCCACGTGCTCACCGGGGCGCTGCTTACCGTGTTCAGCGTGCTGTTCATCCTCATCGACGGCCGCAGCATCTGGGGCTGGATCGTCCGGATCTTCCCGAAGAACGCCCGGGCGGCCGTCGACGGCGCGGGCCAGGCCGGCTGGCTGACCCTCCGCAACTTCGCCAAGGTGCAGGTGCTCGTCGCCTCCATCGACGCGCTCGGCATCGGGCTGGGCGCCTTCTTCCTCGGCCTGCCGCTGGTCATCCCGATCGCGGTCCTGGTCTTCCTCGGGTCGTTCATCCCGATCGTCGGCGCGGTCATCACCGGCGCGCTCGCCGTCTTCGTGGCGCTCGTCTTCAAGGGCTGGGTGTTCGCGCTCATCATGCTCGGCGTCGTCCTGCTCGTGCAGCAGATCGAGGGGCACGTGCTGCAGCCGCTGATCATGGGCACCGCGGTCAAGGTGCACCCGCTCGCCGTCGTGCTGGCGGTCGCCGCAGGCTCGCTGCTGGCCGGCATCCCCGGCGCCCTGTTCGCCGTGCCGTTCGTCGCCGTGCTCAACGTGATGGTGCACTACGTGTCGTCCGGCGCGTGGCGGT of Leifsonia shinshuensis contains these proteins:
- a CDS encoding DNA glycosylase AlkZ-like family protein codes for the protein MVEQLSPALARRIALAAQGFGRPRPAVVGTRQLNALVDRINLLQIDSVNVFERSHYLPAFARLGAYDRALLDRLTFDARGPHTEYWAHEAAFIRKEDWSLFGWRMRRYRERYATGNAWFAAHETTLSWLRSELAAKGPLAASEIEHDANRRSGPWWGWSEVKRALERMFLFGEVAIAGRTRFQRRYGLVEDVLPASVLDRTVDDADAIRELMRRSVAAHGIGTLRDFADYYRLKGPAVAVAMEELAEAGEVVPVEVKGWTGAGDRPVKAWLHRDARRPRSIEAAALLSPFDPVVWFRDRALRMFGFHYRIEIYTPAPQRVYGYYSLPILLDDELVGRIDLKSDRQNGVLRVQSAWTEDGDGGRVAERLVPLLGETSAWQGLGGVEVAEGARGDLAPMLAAELAVAAPTAG
- a CDS encoding ABC transporter substrate-binding protein, translated to MINTRARIAGLAAAATVVALSLAACSGGADAGSTPASTSAATATDVASAGGMDALVAAAKKEGSLNIIATPGDWANYQEIFDGFTKKYGITINPSQDSASSQEEIDAAKKLKGQDTAPDTFDIGSSVALANTQYFAPYKPTGFNDIPAAQKEKDGLWKVGYYGVMSVGYDANKIKTAPKAFSDLLKPEFKGAVALNGNPTQAAAAAGAVAYADLQNGGTLDDLTPGIDWFTKLKAAGNWNAADGKPNTIASGETPVLLDWSFNQKGYATSDTIKSGGVNWKYVVLPGTAYVGYYNQAINKDAPHPAAARLWEEYLYSDAAQNAWLKGGAYPARVDAMEKAGTLDTKEFPGKLEKVAVMTDKQATDAGTLLNSKWANAVG
- a CDS encoding ABC transporter permease, translated to MGQRGRLMTDTVAAPAADAAAGIASSDSRRQPSSAAGRPSRRRRRRRGFAAALGLTPFALYVVVFLAVPTLIAVGSGFVDGEGRFTWSNLTGLAEPAIAGAFFGAFWLSAVTAIVGAIAGAALCFAMVGWRSGGAGRSLVDSASSVLAQFGGVMLAFAFIATIGAQGLVTVLLRNTFHVNIYANGVWLYTVPGLILPYLYFQIPLMVITFLPALEGLRPQWLEATATLGGTRWTYWTRVGGPILLPSFLGSLLLLFANAFSSYATAAALVGQANNIVSLQIRQALISETVLGRANLAGSMALGMLVVMIVVMLAYSALVRRTARWQR
- a CDS encoding ABC transporter permease subunit; translated protein: MAAVSRRAQPLRLGPGPVVRTVIWVVLGAFFVIPLLSMLEFTLRTAKPGVYSFDRWAAVFGGGTTRYDRVYQGLGNSLVLAAVTVAIVLLVLLPTMVLVELRFARLRRLLEAVCLLPIMIPAIVMVVGLAPTYAVVTSIFGSGSWTLAFAYGITVLPYAYRAIQSNVAAVDLVTLSEAARSLGAGWGTVFWRVLTPNLRRGILAAAALSIAVVLGEFTIASLLSRVNLQTSLLLVSQSDPFVAVIFALLALVFAFVLLVVVDRVVGARRRVRRPVKGTP
- a CDS encoding ABC transporter ATP-binding protein — translated: MTVLESPAAASRVGSTVELEGVVRDYGGGAGLAGFSLAASPGEFIALLGPSGCGKTTALRSLAGLERVDSGRILIDGRDVTDEPTNRRDLGMVFQSYSLFPHLTSGQNVEFGLRMRKVPAEQRRRRAAEALELVGLDHHADRYAHQLSGGQQQRVALARALVTEPRVLLLDEPLSALDAKVRVQLREEIRRIQTELGITTFFVTHDQEEALAVADRVAVMRAGAIEQVGTPEELYHRPATAFVAEFVGLTNRVPGTVAGGVLQVLGQTVALAAPATDGRVTAYLRPEDVLLAAEGMPAEVLTTSFLGALRRTRVRLEDGSELAVQHAARVVTAPGERVHVALSGTPVTVAPAP
- a CDS encoding peptidoglycan glycosyltransferase FtsW — translated: MTAPSLDSPAPAGPAADTSADASSGRPGRRILVRLPAAFRPPSRHGAMLVAVVVFLVVFGLLMVLSSSSIESHSDGNGFFGRFWSQWIFCGVGLAALLLVPLLSRRVIQRAAVVLLLAACVLQLLAITTPLGVQIGDNTNWIRLGPITGQPSEGIKLGLAVWLGTALGARGVDPSNGRTLAMRTLPVVVPALLLVQLGGDLGTTVVMAAFTLGACYFAGARLRYLGLALGVVAVAALLLALSSETRRGRVFAFFGGTSSVNPDVDWQVKNAHYALASGRLFGVGLGNSHAKWSWLPSADTDFIFAVIGEELGLIGAALVLGLFALLGLILIAIVRAAADPVVRITTGTVLVWLVFQAFVNIAVVLGLLPVLGVPLPFISAGGTAMVASLAATGVVLSFTRQERPERAVRGPRAPVGA
- a CDS encoding AI-2E family transporter, yielding MAESDAPAPQNPSVPPARARFLSRRRDLPAPVEPVDASLPRGVRLAGAWSWRLLVIGAVIAVAIFLIVQLRLIVVPVLIAVLLAALLVPFKDLLVRRRWPRWLAIVTTLLTLVVVVGGLFYLAIWQVTRESHELQTQSVAAFDELRRWLTTGPLGLTKDQIDGAFQSLWSSLQQDSQVYISGALSIGSTLGHVLTGALLTVFSVLFILIDGRSIWGWIVRIFPKNARAAVDGAGQAGWLTLRNFAKVQVLVASIDALGIGLGAFFLGLPLVIPIAVLVFLGSFIPIVGAVITGALAVFVALVFKGWVFALIMLGVVLLVQQIEGHVLQPLIMGTAVKVHPLAVVLAVAAGSLLAGIPGALFAVPFVAVLNVMVHYVSSGAWRSRPPEATAAPEGAIWETVPRPRPGRPR